The following are encoded together in the Micromonospora lupini genome:
- the rocD gene encoding ornithine--oxo-acid transaminase, producing MIEDMLRTPSAVRDAEKYTAHNYHPLPVVISSAEGAWLTDVDGKRYLDCLAGYSALNFGHRHPQLIAAAHAQLDRLTLTSRAFIHDQFADFCRELAELCGKDLVLPMNTGAEAVETGIKVARKWGYQVKGVTPGQANIVVAEGNFHGRTTTIVSFSTDEDARADFGPYTPGFTVVPYGDLDALTAAIDENTVAVLLEPIQGEQGVVVPPEGYLPGVRRVCTERDVLFIADEIQSGLGRTGRTFACDHEGVVPDMYLLGKALGGGIVPVSAVAANADVLGVLKPGQHGSTFGGNPLACAVAIEVVRLLATGEFQRRSAELGERLRAGLEGLVGKGLVEVRVRGLWAGLDIDPALMSGREACERLAERGVLAKDTHGSTIRLAPPLVITEEEIDLAVAQLAAVLTA from the coding sequence GTGATCGAGGACATGCTGCGGACCCCGTCCGCCGTCCGGGACGCGGAGAAGTACACCGCGCACAACTACCACCCGCTGCCGGTGGTGATCTCGTCCGCCGAGGGCGCGTGGCTCACCGACGTGGACGGCAAGCGTTACCTGGACTGCCTGGCCGGCTACTCGGCGCTGAACTTCGGCCACCGGCACCCGCAGCTCATCGCCGCCGCGCACGCGCAACTGGACCGGCTCACACTCACCAGCCGCGCGTTCATCCACGACCAGTTCGCCGACTTCTGCCGGGAGCTGGCCGAGCTGTGCGGCAAGGACCTCGTGCTGCCGATGAACACCGGCGCCGAGGCGGTGGAGACCGGGATCAAGGTGGCCCGCAAGTGGGGCTACCAGGTCAAGGGCGTCACCCCGGGCCAGGCCAACATCGTGGTCGCCGAGGGCAACTTCCACGGCCGCACCACCACCATCGTGAGCTTCTCCACCGACGAGGACGCCCGCGCCGACTTCGGGCCGTACACCCCGGGGTTCACCGTCGTGCCGTACGGCGACCTGGACGCGCTCACCGCGGCGATCGACGAGAACACGGTGGCCGTGCTGCTGGAGCCGATCCAGGGCGAGCAGGGCGTGGTGGTGCCGCCGGAGGGCTACCTGCCGGGCGTACGCCGGGTCTGCACCGAACGCGACGTGCTGTTCATCGCCGACGAGATCCAGTCCGGTCTGGGGCGTACCGGTCGGACGTTCGCCTGTGACCACGAGGGCGTCGTGCCGGACATGTACCTGCTCGGCAAGGCGCTCGGCGGCGGCATCGTGCCGGTGTCCGCGGTGGCCGCGAACGCCGACGTGCTCGGCGTACTCAAGCCCGGCCAGCACGGCTCCACCTTCGGCGGCAACCCGCTCGCCTGCGCGGTAGCCATCGAGGTCGTCCGGCTGCTGGCCACCGGCGAGTTCCAGCGCCGGTCGGCCGAGCTGGGCGAGCGGCTGCGGGCCGGTCTGGAGGGGCTGGTCGGCAAGGGCCTCGTCGAGGTGCGCGTCCGTGGCCTGTGGGCCGGTCTGGACATCGACCCGGCGCTGATGAGCGGGCGGGAGGCGTGCGAGCGGCTCGCCGAGCGCGGCGTGCTCGCCAAGGACACCCACGGCTCCACCATCCGGCTCGCCCCGCCCCTGGTGATCACCGAAGAAGAGATCGACCTGGCGGTGGCCCAGCTCGCAGCGGTGCTAACCGCCTAA
- a CDS encoding FHA domain-containing protein, with amino-acid sequence MRFEISKVLDAIEGRVCTDPSLARAVLDLAEIIRYQDIDGGRPASLLRLGMVIDALSRELEEDSVQVYAVVHRALLSDADLTSNERMVVRRWADDGLVEVLDNPGDRMLEVADLLGLPVLSRVRFDGLRGRFPWLVEQPGRVVAPVPGAGGPVFIAHVGGGHAPVAGKRSPTGAKLLARQWRCPESGCALFGSGGGGGAFADLAGGADRSPAGQPPPSLRNGVPTCPRHGVRLGDGGPRPRTEVLAVRVGGLVRRRFVLSEEQSIVAGRAPEQDGGIMLGQWLNDEARRWISRGHVRFELRVGEVIVTDVSTNGSGIRPAGSMNEADRIPLAPQQSRVLGENDMIELYPGVQIGRAEELPTGAPFTPTSVMAEAPTMAMRLPRP; translated from the coding sequence ATGAGATTCGAGATCAGCAAGGTTCTGGACGCCATCGAGGGGCGGGTCTGCACCGACCCGTCGCTGGCCCGCGCGGTGCTCGACCTGGCCGAGATCATCCGCTACCAGGACATCGACGGCGGCCGGCCGGCGAGCCTGCTGCGCCTCGGCATGGTCATCGACGCGCTCTCCCGCGAGCTTGAGGAGGACAGCGTCCAGGTGTACGCCGTGGTGCACCGCGCGCTGCTCTCGGACGCCGACCTGACGTCCAACGAGCGGATGGTCGTTCGCCGCTGGGCCGACGACGGGCTCGTCGAGGTGCTCGACAATCCGGGTGACCGGATGCTTGAGGTCGCCGACCTGCTCGGGCTGCCGGTGCTCAGCCGGGTCCGCTTCGACGGGCTGCGCGGGCGGTTCCCGTGGCTCGTCGAGCAGCCCGGCCGGGTGGTCGCCCCGGTGCCGGGCGCGGGCGGGCCGGTGTTCATCGCACACGTCGGCGGCGGGCACGCCCCGGTCGCCGGCAAGCGTTCGCCGACCGGGGCGAAGTTGCTGGCCCGGCAGTGGCGCTGCCCGGAGTCGGGCTGCGCGCTGTTCGGCAGCGGTGGTGGGGGCGGCGCCTTCGCCGACCTGGCCGGCGGCGCGGACCGCAGCCCGGCCGGGCAGCCGCCGCCCTCGCTGCGCAACGGCGTGCCGACCTGCCCGCGACATGGCGTACGCCTCGGTGACGGCGGCCCGCGTCCGCGTACGGAGGTGCTCGCGGTGCGTGTCGGCGGCCTGGTCCGGCGGCGGTTCGTGCTGAGCGAGGAGCAGTCGATCGTGGCTGGTCGGGCGCCCGAGCAGGATGGCGGGATCATGCTCGGTCAGTGGCTCAACGACGAGGCCCGGCGGTGGATCAGCCGGGGTCACGTCCGTTTCGAGCTGCGGGTCGGCGAGGTCATCGTGACCGACGTCAGCACCAACGGCTCCGGCATCCGGCCGGCCGGGTCGATGAACGAGGCGGACCGGATTCCCCTGGCGCCGCAGCAGTCCCGGGTGCTGGGCGAGAACGACATGATCGAGCTGTACCCGGGGGTGCAGATCGGTCGGGCCGAGGAGCTGCCCACCGGCGCCCCGTTCACTCCCACCTCGGTGATGGCCGAGGCCCCGACGATGGCCATGCGCCTACCCCGCCCCTGA
- a CDS encoding 4a-hydroxytetrahydrobiopterin dehydratase: MADLLTADAVRKELGGLADWSGDPTGIGRTVQLGSFPAAIAVVDRVAAVAEELDHHPDIDIRWRTLTFRCVTHSAGGVTRRDVELARRIDDIVRSAA; this comes from the coding sequence ATGGCAGACCTGCTCACCGCGGACGCGGTGCGGAAAGAGCTGGGCGGGTTGGCCGACTGGTCGGGTGACCCGACCGGCATCGGCCGCACCGTCCAGCTCGGCAGTTTCCCGGCCGCCATCGCGGTGGTGGACCGGGTGGCGGCGGTGGCCGAGGAGCTCGACCACCATCCCGACATCGACATCCGATGGCGGACCCTGACCTTCCGCTGTGTCACGCACTCGGCCGGCGGGGTCACCCGCCGGGACGTCGAGCTGGCCCGGCGGATCGACGACATCGTCCGGAGTGCGGCATGA
- a CDS encoding fatty acid desaturase family protein, which yields MALGAVAEPPVRRRGSDYAQLSRRISQAGLLERRPASYVARLVLTLGAFVAGWVAVFLVGDSWWQVALAAVLAVATTQVAFLGHDAGHRQMFRRRGPSEVVGLVAGNGAVGISYGWWVDKHNRHHANPNHEDEDPDVGAGALVWTPEQALETRGAHRWMASRQAYFFFPLLFLEGLSLHVASIRAIIGREQSGRYATPMRHRAVEAGLLLAHTAGYVALLLAVMSPGKALVFAAVHQGLWGLYMGCAFAPNHKGMPMPTAEDELDFLRKQVLTSRNVRGSRLVDTALGGLNYQIEHHLFPNMPRANLRRAQPIVRAYCVEQGIPYAETGLIESYRQALGHLHEVGRPLRG from the coding sequence ATGGCGCTCGGAGCGGTGGCGGAACCGCCGGTACGACGGCGGGGTAGTGATTACGCACAGTTGTCCCGACGGATCAGTCAGGCCGGCCTGCTGGAACGGCGCCCTGCCTCGTACGTTGCCCGCCTCGTGCTCACCCTCGGCGCCTTCGTGGCCGGCTGGGTCGCCGTGTTCCTGGTCGGCGACTCCTGGTGGCAGGTGGCGCTCGCTGCCGTGCTTGCGGTTGCCACCACCCAGGTCGCGTTCCTCGGTCACGACGCCGGGCACCGCCAGATGTTCCGTCGCCGCGGTCCCAGCGAGGTCGTGGGGCTGGTCGCCGGCAACGGGGCCGTCGGGATCAGCTACGGCTGGTGGGTCGACAAGCACAACCGGCACCACGCCAACCCGAACCACGAGGACGAGGACCCGGACGTCGGCGCGGGCGCCCTGGTGTGGACTCCCGAACAGGCCCTGGAGACCCGGGGCGCACACCGCTGGATGGCCAGCCGGCAGGCGTACTTCTTCTTCCCGCTGCTCTTCCTGGAGGGCCTGAGCCTGCACGTGGCGAGCATCCGGGCGATCATCGGCCGGGAGCAGAGCGGCAGGTACGCGACCCCGATGCGGCACCGCGCGGTCGAGGCCGGACTGCTCCTCGCGCACACCGCCGGCTACGTGGCGTTGCTGCTGGCGGTCATGTCGCCGGGCAAGGCGCTGGTCTTCGCCGCCGTGCACCAGGGGCTGTGGGGCCTCTACATGGGCTGCGCGTTCGCGCCGAACCACAAGGGCATGCCGATGCCGACCGCCGAGGACGAGCTGGACTTCCTGCGCAAGCAGGTGCTGACCTCACGTAACGTGCGGGGCAGCCGGCTGGTCGACACCGCGCTGGGCGGCCTCAACTACCAGATCGAGCACCACCTGTTCCCGAACATGCCCCGGGCGAACCTGCGCCGGGCCCAGCCGATCGTCCGCGCCTACTGCGTCGAGCAGGGCATCCCGTACGCGGAGACCGGGCTTATCGAGTCGTACCGCCAGGCGCTCGGCCACCTGCACGAGGTGGGCCGGCCGCTGCGCGGCTGA
- a CDS encoding SCO7613 C-terminal domain-containing membrane protein, whose product MDDTRYPCPACGAPADLSAGCAGCRRPPDPVAAEVVRLGREVDRLGPEVERARLTYTELAGLLATTSRRRAELAAVVRAGLAAGAPVVGPAPVVASTVPAVAVEHARPGAAETSTRTVQGLLFVLGGLLLGTAAVVFTAVAWASVGIGGRALILAAVTALVLAGPLLAVRRGLRGTAETFAAVGLLLVVLDGYAAWSVNLAGVAGWPGTRYAALVGGVSAAVAVAYGRLSGLTGPWFAGLLAAQPVLPLLAVQAAVGAAGWTLVLLGVALLNLAVLVALRDGEGAGRFTGRVLAGAGHVGALVGAAACALVPFVLGRAAGSPLLAGAPLLLVAVTALGAALLVGGSAARAVAGGLLVPVLAAALLRPVGELRPSLLLLAAATVALVLAGAVRLLPTGWRPGPRAGSLLVAAGTAQLAAVVACVLAVAAVVRSLPPWHGAGWGPDLSWGWQVAPAVALALGATALLLPRSAWAPLASAGAVAVLLAVPAGWTASWATVVAVDLAGGVALVLAVLARQASRPATLLGWALGSAVLVGHALLVALADPVGVVVVLGTSTVLGVALASRRGGTYRGVSGAGLLVAHLTLPGIAAVALFAAGATPWWQARAALCAAGLSLVAVLAVRRHRVDLIGYAVTGAVVAVLAAGVAPLLAAGDEPVTLYAALAALGVALVARWGLPTSGDESGLSVAGGPVVGAAGSPVSGEPAIGGPPAVGGSSTVGGPSEIGGLLRASGVVLAAVAVLTALPAVVVALIAPYGIWEVWSGAPTVVADRGLFPTGLALVALAVAVALAGRRVRLPLLAGLPFAAAALPVLLVATGVPWPAQPAAILLAGVSTLLFAALVTPRPALASIAVPVGAVLAAAGVTGLLVTRSGTLAAEGTLLVAAVVVATGARLVEVRVVGSVAAVGTACALAVTAPIADGQPLRAAAYPLLGVAALILAAAAAADPARSVAVDAATSRRPTVLAPVGRVLDAAAQAVAVVAAVLTVEAARHLATVCVLWGAAVALRLLRRGEPAGRRWRFAAIAGTSELLGAWVLLAAGGVTVLEAYTLPASALALGAGLLALRARPGLTSWPALGPGLVAALLPSLVAVLAGQDPQPWRRLLLGAAALGVVLAGATRRWQAPVLLGGGVLAVLALHEVARGWDLLPRWIYLGAGGLALIGLAASYERRRRDLARLRAAVARLG is encoded by the coding sequence GTGGACGACACCCGCTATCCCTGCCCCGCCTGCGGTGCCCCGGCCGATCTGAGCGCCGGATGCGCCGGCTGCCGCCGCCCTCCGGATCCGGTCGCGGCCGAGGTGGTCCGACTGGGGCGGGAGGTGGATCGGCTCGGTCCGGAGGTGGAGCGGGCACGTCTGACGTACACCGAGTTGGCCGGCCTCCTGGCGACCACCTCGCGGCGGCGGGCCGAGCTGGCGGCTGTCGTCCGCGCGGGGCTGGCGGCGGGGGCGCCTGTCGTCGGGCCGGCGCCTGTCGTCGCGTCCACCGTGCCCGCTGTCGCCGTGGAGCACGCGCGGCCCGGCGCGGCGGAGACGTCGACCCGGACGGTGCAGGGGCTGCTGTTCGTCCTCGGTGGACTGCTGCTCGGCACCGCGGCAGTGGTCTTCACGGCGGTGGCCTGGGCGTCCGTGGGGATCGGTGGCCGGGCGCTGATCCTGGCGGCGGTCACGGCGCTCGTCCTGGCCGGCCCGCTGCTGGCGGTTCGCCGGGGGTTGCGGGGCACTGCGGAGACGTTCGCCGCCGTGGGGCTGCTGCTGGTGGTGCTGGACGGGTACGCCGCCTGGTCGGTGAACCTGGCCGGCGTGGCCGGTTGGCCGGGCACCCGGTACGCCGCGCTGGTCGGGGGGGTCAGCGCGGCGGTCGCCGTGGCGTACGGCCGGTTGAGCGGGTTGACCGGTCCGTGGTTCGCCGGTCTGCTGGCGGCGCAGCCGGTGCTGCCGTTGCTCGCGGTGCAGGCCGCGGTCGGCGCGGCCGGGTGGACGCTGGTGCTGCTCGGGGTGGCCCTGCTGAACCTGGCGGTGCTTGTCGCCCTGCGCGACGGGGAGGGGGCGGGCCGGTTCACCGGTCGGGTGCTCGCCGGGGCGGGTCACGTGGGCGCGCTTGTCGGTGCCGCGGCGTGTGCCCTGGTGCCGTTCGTGCTGGGGCGGGCGGCGGGGTCGCCGTTGCTGGCCGGGGCGCCGCTGCTGCTGGTAGCGGTGACGGCTCTCGGCGCGGCGCTGCTTGTCGGTGGTTCGGCGGCGCGGGCGGTGGCCGGGGGGCTGCTGGTTCCGGTGCTCGCCGCCGCGCTGCTGCGCCCGGTGGGTGAGCTGCGCCCGTCGCTGCTGTTGCTCGCGGCGGCGACTGTGGCGCTCGTCCTGGCCGGGGCGGTGCGGCTGCTGCCGACGGGTTGGCGGCCCGGTCCGCGCGCCGGATCGCTGCTGGTCGCGGCGGGGACGGCGCAGCTCGCCGCGGTGGTCGCCTGTGTGCTGGCGGTCGCCGCGGTCGTCCGGTCGCTGCCGCCGTGGCACGGGGCCGGGTGGGGACCGGACCTGAGCTGGGGCTGGCAGGTGGCGCCCGCCGTGGCGCTGGCGCTTGGCGCGACGGCGCTGCTGTTGCCGCGCAGCGCGTGGGCGCCGCTCGCCTCGGCAGGTGCGGTGGCGGTGCTGCTCGCGGTGCCGGCCGGCTGGACGGCGTCGTGGGCGACGGTGGTGGCCGTCGACCTGGCGGGTGGGGTCGCGCTGGTGCTCGCCGTGCTGGCTCGCCAGGCGTCCCGCCCGGCCACCCTGCTGGGCTGGGCGCTCGGCAGCGCCGTCCTGGTCGGGCACGCGCTGCTGGTGGCCCTCGCCGATCCGGTAGGCGTCGTGGTGGTGCTGGGCACCAGCACCGTGCTCGGGGTGGCGCTGGCGTCGCGGCGGGGTGGGACGTACCGCGGGGTGTCGGGCGCGGGACTGCTTGTCGCGCACCTCACGCTGCCCGGCATCGCCGCGGTGGCGCTGTTCGCCGCCGGCGCGACGCCCTGGTGGCAGGCCCGGGCCGCCCTGTGCGCCGCCGGGCTGTCGCTTGTCGCGGTCCTCGCGGTGCGTCGCCACCGGGTCGACCTGATCGGGTACGCGGTCACGGGCGCCGTGGTCGCGGTGCTCGCGGCCGGGGTCGCGCCGCTGCTGGCGGCGGGGGACGAGCCCGTGACGCTGTACGCCGCGTTGGCGGCACTGGGCGTCGCGCTCGTCGCCCGGTGGGGCCTGCCGACGAGCGGCGACGAGTCGGGGCTGTCGGTCGCTGGGGGGCCGGTGGTGGGCGCCGCCGGGTCGCCGGTGTCGGGGGAACCGGCGATCGGGGGGCCGCCAGCCGTCGGAGGGTCGTCGACGGTCGGGGGGCCGTCGGAGATCGGGGGCCTGCTGAGGGCGTCGGGTGTCGTGCTGGCGGCGGTCGCGGTGCTGACCGCGCTGCCTGCGGTGGTCGTGGCGTTGATCGCCCCGTACGGCATCTGGGAGGTCTGGTCCGGTGCGCCGACTGTCGTCGCCGATCGAGGGCTGTTCCCCACCGGGCTGGCGCTTGTCGCGTTGGCGGTGGCCGTGGCGCTTGCTGGTCGGCGGGTGCGTCTGCCGCTGCTGGCCGGCCTGCCGTTCGCCGCCGCCGCGCTGCCGGTCCTGCTCGTCGCGACAGGTGTGCCCTGGCCGGCGCAGCCGGCCGCCATCCTGCTCGCCGGGGTGTCCACGCTGCTGTTCGCCGCGCTGGTGACGCCCCGCCCGGCGCTCGCGTCGATCGCCGTGCCGGTGGGGGCGGTGCTGGCCGCGGCCGGCGTGACGGGGCTCCTGGTCACCCGGTCCGGCACGCTCGCGGCCGAGGGCACGCTGCTGGTGGCGGCGGTGGTAGTCGCCACCGGGGCGCGACTGGTCGAGGTGCGCGTCGTCGGGAGCGTCGCGGCGGTGGGGACGGCGTGTGCGCTGGCGGTGACCGCTCCGATCGCCGACGGGCAGCCGTTGCGGGCAGCCGCGTACCCGCTGCTGGGGGTGGCCGCGCTGATCCTCGCCGCCGCCGCTGCGGCCGACCCGGCGCGGTCGGTCGCGGTCGACGCCGCGACAAGCCGGCGGCCAACGGTGCTGGCGCCGGTCGGGCGGGTGCTGGACGCCGCCGCGCAGGCGGTGGCCGTGGTGGCGGCGGTTCTCACCGTCGAGGCGGCGCGGCATCTCGCGACCGTCTGCGTGCTGTGGGGCGCGGCCGTCGCCCTGCGGCTGCTGCGCAGGGGGGAGCCGGCCGGTCGACGGTGGCGGTTCGCCGCCATCGCCGGGACCAGCGAGCTGCTCGGGGCGTGGGTGCTGCTCGCCGCCGGTGGGGTGACCGTGTTGGAGGCGTACACCCTGCCGGCCTCGGCGCTCGCCCTCGGCGCGGGCCTGCTGGCGTTGCGGGCGCGGCCGGGGTTGACCAGTTGGCCGGCGCTCGGCCCGGGGCTCGTCGCGGCGCTGCTGCCGAGCCTGGTGGCGGTGCTGGCCGGGCAGGACCCGCAGCCGTGGCGACGGTTGCTGCTCGGCGCGGCGGCGCTGGGCGTGGTGCTTGCCGGCGCCACCCGCCGCTGGCAGGCCCCGGTGCTGCTCGGTGGTGGGGTGTTGGCGGTCCTGGCGCTGCACGAGGTTGCCCGTGGCTGGGATCTGCTGCCCCGATGGATCTACCTGGGCGCCGGAGGGCTGGCGCTGATCGGGCTGGCCGCCAGCTACGAACGGCGGCGTCGCGACCTGGCCCGACTACGCGCCGCAGTGGCCCGGCTGGGGTGA
- the cutA gene encoding divalent-cation tolerance protein CutA has translation MDQISVVTTVVDARSVADVLAAAAVAGRLAACAQVGGQVDSTYWWRSGVETSTEWSVQFKTAPDRLAALVDQIRASHPYEVPEILVSRVDSGDPGYAAWVHDHTRP, from the coding sequence GTGGACCAGATCAGCGTGGTGACGACGGTGGTGGATGCGCGTTCGGTTGCGGACGTGCTGGCGGCCGCGGCCGTCGCCGGGCGGCTCGCCGCTTGTGCCCAGGTCGGCGGTCAGGTGGACAGCACCTACTGGTGGCGTTCCGGGGTGGAGACGAGCACCGAGTGGTCCGTGCAGTTCAAGACCGCACCGGATCGGTTGGCCGCGCTCGTGGACCAGATCCGCGCCAGCCACCCGTACGAGGTTCCGGAGATCCTGGTGTCGCGGGTGGACAGTGGCGACCCCGGGTACGCCGCCTGGGTGCACGACCACACGCGACCCTAG
- a CDS encoding 1-acyl-sn-glycerol-3-phosphate acyltransferase → MPLPPRWLRRLLIAPGVVLLAIAVVTTLPVWALLAAAASPLVPGRLRPLRLLWIGCVYLVWDAAALLALFVLWLASGFGWRSRSPAFQRAHYVVAGWFLRVLFWQARWSLRLHIDVVGTDPDTALPGRPELVLCRHAGPGDSFILIHGLVNWFHREPRIVLKDSLQWDPAIDVLLNRLPNRFIAPTPERGEETVRQVGHLATGLDDNDAFVIFPEGGNFTPKRRLRAIARLRSLGLERMAQRAERMRHVLAPQPGGVLAALDAAPDAGVIFVAHTGLDRMLTVADVWRELPMDKRIVMRFWSVPPEEVPTGRQQRIDWLFDWWAQIDTWIAANRDGAA, encoded by the coding sequence ATGCCGCTGCCCCCCAGGTGGCTGCGGCGGCTGCTGATCGCCCCCGGCGTGGTGCTGCTCGCGATCGCCGTGGTGACCACGCTGCCGGTCTGGGCGCTGCTCGCGGCGGCCGCCTCGCCGCTGGTCCCGGGCCGGCTCCGCCCCCTGCGCCTGCTCTGGATCGGCTGCGTCTACCTGGTCTGGGACGCAGCCGCGCTGCTCGCGTTGTTCGTCCTGTGGCTGGCGTCCGGCTTCGGCTGGCGCAGCCGGTCCCCGGCCTTCCAGCGCGCGCACTACGTGGTGGCCGGCTGGTTCCTGCGGGTGCTGTTCTGGCAGGCCCGCTGGTCGCTGCGGCTGCACATCGACGTGGTCGGTACGGACCCGGACACCGCGCTGCCCGGCCGGCCGGAGCTGGTGCTGTGCCGGCACGCCGGGCCGGGTGACTCGTTTATCCTGATCCACGGGCTGGTCAACTGGTTCCACCGGGAGCCGCGGATCGTGCTCAAGGACAGCCTCCAGTGGGATCCGGCGATCGACGTGCTGCTCAACCGGCTGCCCAACCGGTTCATCGCGCCCACCCCGGAGCGCGGCGAGGAGACCGTACGCCAGGTCGGGCACCTGGCCACCGGGCTGGACGACAACGACGCCTTCGTGATCTTCCCGGAGGGCGGCAACTTCACCCCCAAGCGGCGACTGCGGGCCATCGCCCGGCTGCGTTCCCTCGGCCTGGAACGGATGGCGCAGCGCGCCGAGCGGATGCGCCACGTGCTCGCCCCGCAGCCCGGCGGGGTGCTCGCCGCGTTGGACGCCGCCCCGGACGCCGGGGTCATCTTCGTCGCCCACACCGGACTGGACCGGATGCTCACAGTCGCCGATGTGTGGCGGGAGCTGCCCATGGACAAGCGGATCGTGATGCGGTTCTGGTCGGTGCCCCCGGAGGAGGTGCCGACCGGCCGGCAGCAGCGCATCGACTGGCTCTTCGATTGGTGGGCGCAGATTGACACGTGGATCGCGGCCAATCGGGACGGCGCCGCGTAG
- a CDS encoding patatin-like phospholipase family protein, producing the protein MAGGPVAFVLGGGGVLGAVEVGMLRALFRAGIQPDMVLGTSIGAVNGALVAADPSEAVTDRLVRLWASPEASEVYGDSVARQLRRFAARTHLHSPRPLRRLLETELGVDTTFADLRVPFRCCAAHIERAAEHWFDTGPVVPAVMASASVPGLLPPMEIDGAHYVDGGIVNSIPIGEAVAAGAGQIFVLQVGRIERELTPPRRPWEIAQVAFEISRRHRFFREMAALPEGVEVHVLPTGGLNPRDDTPWAYRDMAAVGRRISRAYTASRRYLAANVER; encoded by the coding sequence ATGGCGGGGGGACCGGTGGCGTTCGTGCTCGGTGGCGGCGGGGTGCTCGGCGCCGTCGAGGTGGGCATGCTGCGGGCTCTGTTCCGCGCCGGCATCCAACCCGACATGGTGCTCGGCACCTCGATCGGCGCGGTCAACGGCGCGCTGGTCGCCGCCGACCCGTCCGAGGCGGTGACCGACCGACTGGTACGGCTCTGGGCCTCACCCGAGGCCAGCGAGGTGTACGGCGACTCGGTCGCCCGGCAACTGCGCCGCTTCGCCGCCCGTACCCACCTGCACTCGCCCCGGCCGCTGCGCCGCCTGCTGGAGACCGAGTTGGGGGTGGACACCACCTTCGCCGATCTGCGGGTGCCGTTCCGCTGCTGCGCGGCACACATCGAGCGGGCCGCCGAGCACTGGTTCGACACCGGTCCGGTGGTGCCGGCGGTGATGGCGTCGGCCTCGGTGCCGGGCCTGCTCCCGCCCATGGAGATCGACGGCGCGCACTACGTCGACGGCGGCATCGTGAACTCCATTCCGATCGGCGAGGCGGTGGCCGCGGGCGCCGGCCAGATCTTCGTCCTCCAGGTGGGACGGATCGAGCGGGAGCTGACGCCACCCCGGCGGCCGTGGGAGATCGCGCAGGTCGCGTTCGAGATATCCCGCCGGCACCGCTTCTTCCGTGAGATGGCCGCGCTGCCCGAGGGGGTGGAGGTGCACGTCCTGCCGACCGGTGGGCTGAACCCACGCGACGACACGCCGTGGGCGTACCGGGACATGGCGGCGGTGGGACGGCGGATCAGCCGGGCGTACACGGCTTCGCGCCGCTACCTCGCCGCCAACGTGGAGCGCTGA